A window of Alphaproteobacteria bacterium genomic DNA:
GGCACCTCGCGTTCGAGTTCGACGTGCAGAAGGCCGTTGTCGAGCTTGGCCGCGACCACGGAGATGTAGTCGGCCAGCTCGAAGCGGCGCTCGAAGGCGCGCCTGGCAATGCCGCGGTGGAGGAAGCTGGTGGCTTCGTCAGACTCGGCGGCCTTGCCGCTGATGACCAGCCGGTTTTCGTGCTGCGTCACGTCGACGTCGGCTTCGCTAAAGCCGGCCACCGCCATGGTGATGCGGTAGCGGTCGGGGCCCTCGCCCTCGGTTGC
This region includes:
- a CDS encoding Hsp20 family protein; translation: MRTYDFTPLLRASVGFDRFDRLFDSLGRQDAQAPAYPPYNIEKLATEGEGPDRYRITMAVAGFSEADVDVTQHENRLVISGKAAESDEATSFLHRGIARRAFERRFELADYISVVAAKLDNGLLHVELEREVPEEKKPRRIDIGRPAITKKAA